AACATTACCCTTCACGAGGAGTATCTGCCTGTGACGGTCGATATCCTAGCGGCCAAAGGCTGCGATGGCATGATCTATGGTCTTGTCCAAGATCTGGTGGAGGCTGATGTCCTGAAGCCGAGTGTGGCTGGCTATAGTAATACTGATGGCGGCGAAGTCCTCTTCAAGCGTGATCGGTAGTAATGAGATAGAGCTTCGATCCAGATATATGTGCAACATCTCAACGGTGATACATCCAATCAGTCGTCTGATCTTCCCACGGCAGCCGCCTCGGGAACGTTTCGCAACCACTGACACCTCCCTGCCATTCGAGGAGCCCGATGATCTGTGGTTCCAGCTTCCAGCCCAAGAAGACATGGGCCTTGTCTGTATTCCAGTTCCTCTCTAGGCGCTTTTGAAGCAGTGGCATCCGAACACCATAAGGATCGGCGGCGAAGAACCTGTAGGCACGTTCATGCTCACCACGCTGCGTGAAGTTCAGCTCGTCCAGCGTAAAGGGAGGATTGACTCCTTGGACTCGAATCCTGTGATGCGGCCACTTGATCGCGGGAGCATGGAGCTCTAAGAAACGTCGTTCCTTGAAGGCGTGTGTAACCACTGTAATGTTCGTGGGGTAGTCACCAGTCAGCTGCCGGAAGCGAATGACTGAGAAGAGTAAGTTCTGGTAGCTGTCTGTGGCCAACTGCTCCAGACCAAAGCGAACGCCGGCTGGGAAGAGGACGGCATTGTTATCGACAATATGTCGGAGGATGGTGGCATAGCTCTCCGCTTCTGATCGTGGTGCTTGGGTAGTTCTCCCTCCGGAGAACATCAGCAGCGCTCGCGGGTCATTGTGTACGGCCAGCGCAGCGCTTATGATGTGCTGGATAAAGGTCTCATGTTCGCCAGGCTTGTTTCGTAGTGGATCTGATCGCTGAAAAGGCTGTAAGATCCACTGGTCTTCGGCGGTGTTGAAACCATCGGCCATGTAGGTCGCGTGACAGCATACCAGTACCAGCTCGGTCGTTTTGTTGATGTCGGCATTGTCCTTGAAACCAGTGATCTCGGTCATGACGCCGAGCGCTCACCGCCGGTGGATGCGGTCTGTATGTCTGCAGGCGCCGCAATAGTAGTAGTGCTGTCTCGGTGTGGCTCCTTGATCTGGCGCTGCTATATGAGATGTTCACGGCTACTGTATACCTCCTAGCGATGGTATCAAATTCTATCGTTGTCTTTTTCGATGAAGAGATGCGTCGCTGGGATGTCAGAGATCGATCTGGCGGACTGGGGGGACGGGATGCCCATTGCCAGCGAGACGAAGGATTGCCCACTTTTCGAGGCCATCAATGTACAGCATCAATTGCAAGAGGCCTCAGGCTCCAATACAACTTACAGTCGATGTTTCTACCTGCACACCGCTATGTGCGACAGTGAGACATACGACCTTCTGGCCGCGAGCAGCGTGCGTGGTTGTTCGGGGAAAAGTGCTTCGGCAGAGACTGCTTGGCAGTATTCTATGTACTTTGATACTCTCGCCGACCATCGACAGTATGCGGCCCGATGCAGGAACAGTATTGCAGGTATACGCTATCCGTGCTGCTGCAGTTCGGCTTCAGCGTTGCAATCGTGGTGCTCGACGTCTTTGGAGCAGTCGCCGCTGCTGTGCAAGTGTGTTCGCGAATGTGGCGCAGTAGTACTGTACTGTAGACTGTAGTGGCAATACGAGACGAGACGGGTAGCTGCCGAAGCGCCTTCTCAGTTCTCAGAATAGTTAGTTCTAGTAGCGCTGGACGGACGCGCATGCAAACTTGAAAGGCCTTCTGCTTGGTGAAAAGGGTTGCGTCGAACAGCCTTGACCGCAGCGTAACAACGTCTTCCTTTGCCATATCTCACTGTGTGCCACCGTATACATACATACGCACGAACGCCCAGCATTTCGTCTCCAACATTCGCTCGTCAGCCGTCACCCTGAAACACACTATCAAAGGAGTTGGCCAATCGTCACTTCACCCTTGGCGAAAGTCCCTTGGATCTGCGCGTGTACGAGCTTGTGTACGAGCTTGTGCAAGGACGAGAAGAAGTGGTCGCCGACACTCGACCAGCATTTCTCCTTCTGCGGCAACAGACCGCTTCATCCATCCATCATCACCGCCATCACCATCACCGCCATCACcatcaccaccaccaccgccatcaccaccaccaccaccaccaccaccactcTTCACCACCGAGGAGGCTAGCTCTTTGTTGAGGCGAGCCTTTGTCCCTCGTTCACGACTGTGCCCACGCGGCTCATCCCACCCAGGCACAACAGACCGATCACGAGCACCTGAACCATCCATTGTCATTTTGACAGCCTAAGCAGAGCATATTCCCACCACCATGGCCTACCAAGGAGCTGGAGGCTACGATAACGGCCATAATTTGCATGACATGCCTCACGACACGAACGTATGTTTGTGTACCAAAACCTTGTCATATTTTTGTCAGCTGACCATTCCCAGCAACCATACCACCAGCCACCACACCGAGACAGCGATGACGAGCAAGAGCGATCCCTACTTCACAACAATGGCCCATTTGCGGGACCTTTCGATGAGCCCAATAGCCGCGCTGGCACCCCCGGCGGCCACGATGCTAAGGGATACTCGTTAGAAGAGTCGTACGTGGCTGCGGGAGGTCACGCGCCTCCTTATAATGGCTATCAAGAGTACAGCGGTGTGACACTCGAGGACCCCGGCTACGGCGCCCCAGACCGTGTACCGAGCCCATACTCACGCAGCGAGACTGGCAGCACAGAGGCCTGGCGCCAACGTCAACAGCCAGGCGCAGCTGCAGGCGGTCTGAAGCGCAATGCCACGCGTAAGGTTAAGCTTGTGCAGGGTGCTGTGTTGAGCGCAGACTACCCGGTGCCTTCTGCCATTCAGAACGCCGTGCAAGCGAAGTACAGGAATGATCTCGAGAGCGGCAGCGAGGAATTCACACATCTGCGATACACTGCCGCAACTTGCGACCCCAACGACTTCACCCTCAAGAATGGCTACAATCTTCGACCGGCGATGTACAACCGACACACCGAGCTGTTGATTGCCATCACATACTACAACGAAGACAAGACCCTGACCTCGCGAACGTTGCACGGTGTTATGCAGAACATCCGCGATATCGTGAACATCAAGAAATCAGAGTTCTGGAACAAGGGTGGCCCAGCCTGGCAAAAGATTGTGGTGTGTCTGGTGTTCGACGGTATCGACCCTTGCGACAAGGGCACCCTTGATGTGCTCGCTACTATTGGTATCTACCAGGACGGTATCATGAAGAGGGACATTGACGGCAAAGAGACGGTCGCGCATATCTTCGAATACACAACACAGTTGTCGGTTACATCGAACCAACAGCTGATTCGACCACTCGACGATGGCCCGTCAACTCTGCCCCCAGTGCAGATGATGTTCTGTTTGAAGCAGAAGAACAGCAAGAAGATCAACTCCCACAGATGGCTCTTCACTGCATTCGGACGCATCTTGAACCCAGAAGTCTGCATTCTGCTCGACGCTGGAACGAAGCCCGGCCACAAAGCGCTACTCGCACTGTGGGAGGCGTTCTACAACGACAAGGATCTTGGAGGTGCTTGCGGTGAGATTCACGCACTCCTCGGTAAGGGCTGGAAGAATCTGCTCAACCCACTGGTTGCTATTCAGAACTTCGAGTACAAAATCTCCAACATCCTGGACAAGCCGCTGGAGTCCTCATTCGGATATGTGTCTGTGCTTCCAGGTGCCTTTTCCGCCTACAGATTCCGCGCTATCATGGGTCGTCCGCTCGAGCAATACTTCCACGGTGACCACACGCTCTCCAAACAGCTTGGACCAAAGGGTATTGAGGGCATGAACATTTTCAAGAAGAACATGTTCTTGGCCGAGGATCGTATTCTGTGCTTCGAGCTGGTTGCGAAGGCCGGCAGCAAGTGGCATTTGACTTACGTCAAGGCTTCAAAGGGTGAGACTGATGTGCCAGAAGGCGCTCCAGAGTTCATCGGTCAGCGACGACGATGGCTGAACGGTTCCTTTGCCGCCACACTCTACTCCCTTATGCATTTCGGTCGCATGTACCGCTCTGGACACAACATCCTCCGCATGATCTTCTTCCACATCCAGCTGATCTACAACATTGCGACTGTCACACTATCTTGGTTCTCATTGGGTATGTTGTGATCACCACGAGGTCGACTTACAATAGCTAACGTTCTACAGCTTCCTACTACTTGACAACAGCTGTTATCATCGATTTGGTTGGCACACCGAGCTCCAGCAACGATCAACGAGCGTTCCCATTCGGCAACGAGGCCACCCCGATCGTCAACACCATCGTCAAATACATCTACCTGGCATTCCTCCTCCTGCAATTCATCCTTGCGCTTGGTAACAGGCCCAAGGGAAGCAAGTGGTCATACATTGTCTCTTTTGTGGTGTACGCCGTTATCCAGCTTTACATCATCGTCGACTCCTTCTACCTGGTCATTCACGCTTTCACGAGCGGCTCTGGTGGCACGCTGGATACAAGTGGCTCCGCGGGAGATTTTATCAAGTCCTTTGTCTCCTCCACCGGACCTGGTATTATCATTATCGC
This genomic window from Fulvia fulva chromosome 4, complete sequence contains:
- a CDS encoding Chitin synthase G; translation: MAYQGAGGYDNGHNLHDMPHDTNQPYHQPPHRDSDDEQERSLLHNNGPFAGPFDEPNSRAGTPGGHDAKGYSLEESYVAAGGHAPPYNGYQEYSGVTLEDPGYGAPDRVPSPYSRSETGSTEAWRQRQQPGAAAGGLKRNATRKVKLVQGAVLSADYPVPSAIQNAVQAKYRNDLESGSEEFTHLRYTAATCDPNDFTLKNGYNLRPAMYNRHTELLIAITYYNEDKTLTSRTLHGVMQNIRDIVNIKKSEFWNKGGPAWQKIVVCLVFDGIDPCDKGTLDVLATIGIYQDGIMKRDIDGKETVAHIFEYTTQLSVTSNQQLIRPLDDGPSTLPPVQMMFCLKQKNSKKINSHRWLFTAFGRILNPEVCILLDAGTKPGHKALLALWEAFYNDKDLGGACGEIHALLGKGWKNLLNPLVAIQNFEYKISNILDKPLESSFGYVSVLPGAFSAYRFRAIMGRPLEQYFHGDHTLSKQLGPKGIEGMNIFKKNMFLAEDRILCFELVAKAGSKWHLTYVKASKGETDVPEGAPEFIGQRRRWLNGSFAATLYSLMHFGRMYRSGHNILRMIFFHIQLIYNIATVTLSWFSLASYYLTTAVIIDLVGTPSSSNDQRAFPFGNEATPIVNTIVKYIYLAFLLLQFILALGNRPKGSKWSYIVSFVVYAVIQLYIIVDSFYLVIHAFTSGSGGTLDTSGSAGDFIKSFVSSTGPGIIIIALAATFGLYFVASFLYLDPWHMFTSFGQYLLMMTSYINILMVYAFSNWHDVSWGTKGSDKAEALPSATTQKGADGKTTVIEEVDLPQADIDSQFEQTVKRALTPYVAPKEDTKKTLEDSYKSFRTRLVTFWIFSNALLAVAITSDNFDKFGFSSGATTRTANFFRALLWATAALSFIRFIGCVYFLFKSGALAICARR